A genomic window from Tolypothrix sp. PCC 7910 includes:
- the rfbF gene encoding glucose-1-phosphate cytidylyltransferase — translation MKAVILAGGLGTRLSEETSIRPKPMVEIGGKPILWHIMKIYSAHGINDFIICCGYKGYVIKEYFANYFLHMSDVTFDMRFNQMNVHSGYAEPWRVTLVNTGDNTMTGGRLKQVREHLGNDTFCFTYGDGVSDVNITELIKLHKEQNTLATLTAVQPAGRFGAISLGQEQTKITNFREKPEGDGAWINGGYFVLEPQVIDFIADDSTVWEKEPLEKLADMEQLSAYRHNGFWQPMDTLRDKNYLEDLWKSNQAPWKVW, via the coding sequence ATGAAAGCAGTGATTTTGGCTGGTGGTCTGGGTACACGCTTAAGTGAAGAAACAAGTATCAGACCTAAGCCGATGGTGGAAATTGGTGGCAAACCAATTTTGTGGCACATCATGAAGATTTACTCTGCCCACGGCATTAATGATTTTATTATTTGTTGTGGATATAAAGGTTACGTCATTAAGGAGTATTTTGCTAATTACTTCTTGCATATGTCAGATGTCACCTTTGATATGCGTTTTAACCAGATGAATGTGCATTCTGGATATGCTGAACCCTGGCGGGTGACTTTGGTAAATACGGGTGATAACACCATGACAGGTGGACGCTTAAAGCAAGTTAGAGAACATCTTGGTAACGATACTTTTTGCTTTACCTATGGTGATGGTGTTAGTGATGTAAATATTACAGAACTCATTAAGCTGCATAAAGAGCAAAATACCTTAGCCACACTGACCGCAGTGCAACCGGCTGGGCGCTTTGGGGCAATTTCTTTAGGACAAGAACAAACTAAAATTACTAACTTTCGCGAAAAACCTGAAGGTGATGGTGCTTGGATTAATGGTGGTTATTTTGTTTTAGAACCACAAGTAATTGACTTCATCGCTGATGACAGTACGGTTTGGGAAAAAGAACCATTAGAAAAATTAGCAGATATGGAACAATTATCTGCTTATAGACATAATGGTTTCTGGCAACCAATGGACACCTTACGTGATAAGAATTATCTAGAAGACTTGTGGAAGAGTAATCAAGCACCTTGGAAAGTATGGTAG
- a CDS encoding tetratricopeptide repeat protein, with protein sequence MQVLRCLPKQEILNLNVSLGRGGEACIYAVPSQSNLVAKVYHKPTAAHAYKLQAMLVNPPENPTANLGHISIAWPQDVLRAVDGSDRIVGFLMPRIRGMRPIIDFYNPRTRRQHCPLFNYQYLLRTARNLAAAFAALHSSGYCIGDVNESNILVSDTALVTLVDTDSFQVLDPDTHAVYRCPVGKPEFTPPELQNKIFSQHDREVTHDLFGLGVLIFQLLMEGTHPFSGIFQGAGEPPAYESRIASGHFTYSQRRKVPYLPTPIAPAWEILHPSLQELFLRCFEDGHNDPHVRPSAQTWMLAIAEAEESLITCSVNPQHSYNEHLHSCPWCERTKRLGGRDPFPSHRAIAAKEHLKPRIPARNRYNQPSQRPQPVAPLATHFWQPTHSKKAPFPNPLKNRKWYPVGLCVLGFGLLGYLDVMVKLTSPVVSQNAYTQQSLMSNQNIKNKNLSFDDYYKQGHAAYKVRDYGRAIENFNQALEKEPKHAKAHVNRGNARYNMKDYEGALSDYTAALQLNPRELKALVNRGNVRYMLADYSNDPDREYTLAIADFNNALRLNNQEVEAYIRRGVVRAQIAKYSGDSQQDYQQAIYDFTKAIDINPSQPEAYFQRGIVHSQIAQYSNDYSREYNKAIADFNEALRINPKQGKVYLKRGMIHYELSQYGSQNSEVNRSKAIDDLQTSAKVSLEQEDMDNYQQALSSLCIVVENKCDALFQSSNVLDSAETK encoded by the coding sequence ATGCAGGTACTACGTTGTCTTCCTAAACAGGAAATTCTGAATCTTAACGTCAGTCTAGGGCGTGGTGGTGAAGCTTGTATCTATGCAGTACCATCCCAAAGTAATTTAGTGGCCAAAGTTTATCACAAACCCACAGCCGCCCACGCTTACAAACTCCAAGCAATGCTGGTGAATCCGCCAGAAAACCCTACAGCTAATTTAGGGCATATCTCAATTGCTTGGCCACAGGATGTATTACGCGCAGTAGATGGCAGCGATCGCATCGTTGGCTTTTTAATGCCACGCATTCGCGGGATGCGCCCCATCATTGACTTTTACAATCCCAGAACCCGCCGCCAACACTGCCCATTATTCAACTACCAGTACCTGCTACGTACGGCACGAAATCTGGCGGCTGCTTTTGCGGCTTTGCATAGTAGCGGATATTGTATTGGTGATGTCAATGAGTCCAATATCCTGGTAAGTGACACAGCGCTGGTGACATTAGTCGATACAGACTCCTTCCAGGTACTCGATCCCGATACTCATGCCGTTTACCGCTGCCCTGTAGGGAAACCAGAATTTACCCCGCCAGAACTGCAAAATAAGATTTTCTCACAGCATGATCGTGAAGTTACTCACGATTTATTTGGGTTAGGAGTACTCATCTTTCAACTGTTGATGGAAGGTACCCACCCATTTTCGGGTATTTTCCAAGGTGCTGGCGAACCACCTGCTTACGAGTCACGTATTGCTTCTGGTCATTTTACTTACAGCCAAAGGCGGAAAGTTCCTTACCTCCCTACTCCCATAGCACCAGCATGGGAAATTCTGCACCCCAGCTTACAAGAACTGTTTTTGCGTTGTTTTGAGGATGGACATAACGATCCACATGTCCGTCCCAGCGCCCAAACCTGGATGCTAGCCATAGCTGAAGCCGAAGAAAGCCTGATTACTTGTAGTGTTAATCCTCAGCATAGCTACAACGAGCATCTACATTCATGTCCTTGGTGCGAACGTACTAAACGCTTAGGTGGACGCGATCCCTTCCCATCGCATCGTGCGATCGCCGCTAAAGAACATCTCAAACCCCGCATTCCCGCCAGAAATCGCTACAACCAGCCGAGCCAAAGACCGCAGCCTGTGGCTCCCTTAGCAACACATTTCTGGCAACCTACACATAGTAAAAAAGCTCCTTTCCCCAATCCCCTGAAAAATCGCAAATGGTACCCAGTAGGCTTGTGCGTACTCGGTTTTGGGTTGTTAGGGTATTTAGATGTCATGGTGAAATTAACTAGCCCAGTTGTTTCCCAAAATGCTTATACTCAGCAAAGCTTGATGTCTAATCAAAACATCAAAAACAAAAACCTCAGCTTTGATGATTACTATAAGCAGGGTCATGCAGCTTACAAAGTACGAGACTATGGGCGAGCAATTGAAAACTTTAACCAAGCTCTAGAAAAAGAACCCAAGCACGCCAAAGCCCATGTCAACCGAGGTAACGCTCGCTACAACATGAAAGACTATGAAGGCGCACTCAGCGATTACACCGCCGCTTTGCAACTCAATCCCAGAGAACTCAAAGCTTTGGTCAATCGGGGTAATGTACGCTATATGCTGGCTGACTATAGCAACGATCCCGACCGGGAATATACCCTAGCGATCGCTGACTTTAATAATGCTCTACGTCTAAATAATCAGGAAGTAGAAGCCTATATTAGACGAGGTGTTGTCCGTGCCCAAATTGCTAAATATAGCGGCGACTCTCAACAAGATTATCAGCAAGCCATCTATGATTTCACCAAGGCGATTGATATTAATCCCTCGCAACCAGAAGCTTACTTCCAACGCGGTATTGTACATTCGCAAATTGCTCAATACAGCAACGATTATAGTCGCGAGTACAACAAAGCGATCGCTGACTTTAATGAAGCATTACGCATCAATCCTAAACAGGGGAAAGTCTATCTCAAACGAGGTATGATTCACTACGAACTGTCGCAATATGGTAGCCAAAATTCAGAGGTAAATCGGAGCAAAGCAATTGACGATTTACAAACATCTGCCAAAGTCTCTCTAGAACAAGAAGATATGGACAACTACCAACAAGCACTCAGTAGCCTCTGCATTGTTGTAGAAAATAAATGTGATGCTTTATTCCAAAGTTCAAATGTTTTGGATTCAGCAGAAACAAAATAG
- a CDS encoding PP2C family serine/threonine-protein phosphatase, with the protein MNMSKQIPQWQVVAASVCGTSHLKNKQLCQDAHHWQLLSDNVLVAAAADGAGSAIQGKVGAMIAVETAIENIAIKEVTRDALADDGVVRSLLTDAMLAAKKAVEDEAAACNNQLQDLATTLIVMVATPEVVAVAQIGDGLAVAKDSTGNLLALTMPDSGEYINETTFLTSPGAVETAQMKLWRESIVNVSVLTDGLQMLALNMVVGEPHKPFFFPLFDFVANTQDKTVAKEQLVKFLGSERITQRTDDDLTLIIAALSKP; encoded by the coding sequence ATGAATATGTCAAAACAGATACCTCAATGGCAGGTAGTAGCTGCATCAGTATGTGGTACTAGCCATTTAAAAAACAAACAGCTGTGTCAGGATGCTCACCACTGGCAATTATTATCGGATAATGTGTTAGTGGCAGCAGCAGCAGATGGTGCAGGTTCAGCCATCCAGGGTAAAGTCGGAGCGATGATTGCTGTAGAAACAGCGATAGAAAACATAGCTATCAAAGAAGTCACTCGTGATGCTTTAGCTGATGATGGAGTCGTGCGATCGCTGTTGACAGACGCGATGTTAGCCGCCAAAAAAGCGGTAGAAGACGAAGCGGCTGCCTGTAATAATCAGCTTCAGGATTTAGCAACTACCTTAATTGTTATGGTCGCTACACCAGAAGTGGTAGCAGTGGCCCAGATTGGTGACGGTTTGGCAGTAGCGAAAGATAGTACAGGGAATCTACTGGCATTAACTATGCCTGACAGTGGTGAATATATCAACGAAACCACTTTTTTGACTTCGCCAGGAGCCGTAGAAACAGCACAAATGAAATTATGGCGCGAATCCATAGTCAATGTCAGTGTTCTCACCGATGGGCTACAAATGCTGGCTTTAAATATGGTTGTTGGCGAACCTCATAAACCATTCTTCTTTCCCTTATTCGACTTTGTAGCGAATACCCAGGATAAGACGGTGGCTAAAGAACAGTTAGTAAAGTTTTTAGGATCTGAACGGATTACACAGCGCACTGATGATGATTTAACACTCATCATCGCGGCACTCAGCAAACCGTAA
- a CDS encoding VWA domain-containing protein: protein MHDTLRLDEVVEFAENPEPRCPCVLLLDTSGSMQGDPIEALNQGLLSLKDELVKNSLAARRVEVAIVTFDSTVNVVQDFVTADQFNPPILTAQGLTIMGSGIHKALDMIQERKSQYRANGIAYYRPWVFMITDGEPQGELDQVVEQATKRLQGDEANKKVAFFTVGVENANMTRLNQIAVRTPLKLKGLNFIEMFVWLSASMSAVSHSQLDEQVALPPIGWGTV, encoded by the coding sequence ATGCATGATACATTAAGACTTGATGAAGTAGTAGAATTTGCGGAAAATCCCGAACCTCGATGCCCTTGTGTACTCTTGCTAGACACATCTGGTTCGATGCAAGGAGATCCCATAGAAGCTTTAAATCAAGGCTTGCTGAGTTTAAAAGATGAATTAGTCAAAAATTCTTTAGCAGCTAGACGAGTAGAAGTAGCTATAGTCACATTTGATAGTACTGTCAATGTAGTACAAGACTTTGTGACTGCCGATCAATTTAACCCACCAATCCTGACAGCGCAAGGATTGACGATCATGGGTTCAGGGATTCATAAAGCATTGGACATGATTCAAGAGCGTAAATCACAATATCGTGCCAATGGTATTGCCTACTACCGCCCGTGGGTATTTATGATTACCGATGGTGAACCGCAAGGGGAGTTAGACCAGGTAGTAGAGCAAGCAACCAAACGTTTGCAAGGAGACGAAGCTAATAAAAAAGTAGCATTTTTTACGGTGGGTGTAGAAAATGCCAACATGACCCGCTTAAATCAGATAGCTGTACGTACTCCTTTAAAACTGAAGGGATTAAATTTTATAGAGATGTTTGTCTGGTTGTCAGCTAGTATGTCAGCAGTGTCTCACTCACAACTCGATGAACAAGTGGCACTACCACCAATAGGTTGGGGTACTGTTTAA
- a CDS encoding response regulator — protein sequence MNLSGSFTKLRPQSLLSQLSKSSDSTCLRAFSNSVTWSIYLDQGKITYATHSVEPFDRLERHLRRLSHQIPLLTSETRVQLRLMFEADSATQLIQQQSNLDSEPSDYQAIIWLVNQGHLHSTQAAVLIQELVKEVIESLLLIKVGNYELNDLPTNVPKICRLDVEKIIERCQTRLERWQAFAPHISSPYQRPYLFINKSIQNQIFVDLQPNLTYWMKGFSLRHLAVIMNQDEIQLAQHLYHYIVNGGIILHEADPPFDKLPKTFSPRLYSTQYITEPAESGLVNKVVEVNNISTKPSLDIPVENVEPLEELSYISSPSPDKYQELTLPNNIDSAPERVTTATATAKKVYKIISVDDSPTILKEISRFLEEENFAVVTIEDPLKAVMSIIRHKPDLILLDLNMAGIDGYELCRIIRNNSMFKNVPVIFVTGNKGIVDKVKANLVGASGYLTKPFTRAELLKLVFMHLA from the coding sequence ATGAATCTCTCTGGCTCATTCACCAAACTACGTCCCCAAAGTTTGTTAAGTCAGTTATCTAAAAGTTCTGACAGCACTTGTTTACGAGCATTTAGCAACTCTGTCACTTGGTCGATTTACCTGGATCAGGGGAAAATAACTTATGCTACCCACTCAGTTGAACCCTTTGATCGACTAGAACGCCATTTACGTCGTCTCAGCCATCAAATTCCCTTACTTACTAGTGAAACTCGTGTTCAATTACGTCTGATGTTTGAGGCTGACTCAGCAACTCAGCTAATCCAACAGCAAAGTAACTTAGACAGCGAACCATCGGATTATCAAGCTATTATTTGGCTCGTCAATCAAGGACATTTGCACTCCACACAAGCAGCAGTACTGATTCAAGAATTAGTTAAAGAAGTGATTGAATCTCTGCTATTAATTAAAGTGGGAAACTATGAATTAAACGATTTACCGACTAATGTACCGAAAATTTGCAGGCTTGACGTAGAAAAAATTATCGAACGTTGCCAAACAAGATTAGAGCGTTGGCAAGCTTTTGCTCCTCATATTTCTTCTCCCTATCAACGTCCTTACCTGTTTATTAACAAATCAATCCAAAACCAAATATTTGTAGATCTGCAACCAAATTTAACTTATTGGATGAAGGGTTTTAGCCTACGTCATCTTGCCGTGATTATGAACCAAGATGAAATACAGCTAGCTCAACACTTGTATCATTACATTGTCAATGGTGGAATTATATTGCATGAAGCTGACCCGCCATTTGATAAATTACCTAAGACATTTAGCCCCAGATTGTATTCTACCCAATATATAACAGAACCAGCTGAATCTGGATTAGTTAATAAAGTTGTAGAAGTCAATAACATCTCTACCAAACCCTCTCTTGATATTCCTGTAGAGAATGTAGAGCCTCTTGAGGAATTATCATATATTTCTTCTCCTTCTCCAGACAAGTATCAGGAATTAACACTACCAAATAACATAGATTCGGCTCCGGAAAGAGTAACCACTGCTACTGCAACTGCTAAAAAGGTTTACAAAATTATTTCTGTAGATGATAGTCCTACTATCCTAAAAGAAATTAGTCGGTTTTTAGAGGAGGAAAACTTTGCTGTAGTGACTATTGAAGACCCACTCAAAGCTGTTATGTCAATTATTAGGCATAAACCAGACTTAATCTTACTAGATTTAAATATGGCAGGTATTGATGGCTATGAATTGTGCCGGATTATACGCAACAATTCTATGTTCAAAAATGTTCCTGTGATATTTGTTACAGGTAATAAAGGAATTGTAGATAAAGTCAAGGCAAATTTGGTAGGGGCTTCTGGTTATCTTACTAAACCGTTTACTCGTGCCGAATTACTTAAGCTTGTCTTTATGCATTTGGCTTGA
- a CDS encoding response regulator transcription factor: protein MPTVLVVEDTPSQLELINSFLGDSGYIVLKAYDAKDGLNQAVNHQPDVIITDVVMPGLSGFEFCRQLKKNPATQKLPIIICSSKNQDIDRIWGMKQGADVYLTKPFTRQQLIRAIESVVG from the coding sequence ATGCCCACAGTTTTAGTTGTTGAAGATACTCCCTCTCAATTAGAATTAATTAATAGTTTTCTGGGAGATAGTGGCTACATTGTACTTAAGGCTTATGATGCGAAAGATGGGCTTAATCAAGCAGTCAATCACCAGCCTGATGTAATTATCACTGATGTAGTTATGCCAGGGCTTAGTGGTTTTGAATTCTGTCGTCAACTCAAAAAAAACCCTGCAACGCAAAAACTACCAATTATTATTTGTAGTTCAAAAAATCAAGATATTGATAGAATTTGGGGAATGAAACAAGGAGCAGATGTTTATTTAACTAAGCCGTTCACTAGACAACAGTTAATCCGTGCTATTGAATCTGTAGTGGGGTGA
- a CDS encoding orange carotenoid protein N-terminal domain-containing protein produces MTYTQTNDPTIREHVQAWQKLDVDQQLALFWFIYKEMGGSITPAAPGASTASSDIAEGLFNQVKELSHEEQLQVQRDLINKVDTQLSRQYGSLGETTKLLFWYRLSQGMDNATIIPIPPDYQLPSEAQALLDRIKGLAFEQQITLFRDYVAPMGAEAKAGAAL; encoded by the coding sequence ATGACATACACCCAAACCAACGATCCCACAATTAGAGAACATGTTCAAGCTTGGCAAAAATTAGATGTGGATCAACAGCTTGCTTTGTTTTGGTTTATCTATAAAGAGATGGGTGGCTCAATTACACCAGCAGCACCCGGTGCAAGTACTGCTTCTTCAGATATTGCAGAAGGGTTATTCAATCAAGTTAAAGAATTATCTCACGAAGAACAATTACAAGTTCAGCGTGATTTAATTAACAAAGTTGACACTCAACTTTCTCGTCAATATGGTTCTTTAGGTGAAACTACAAAGTTACTCTTTTGGTATCGCTTATCTCAAGGTATGGATAACGCTACTATCATTCCTATACCTCCAGATTACCAGCTGCCTTCAGAAGCTCAAGCTTTGTTAGATAGAATTAAAGGATTAGCTTTTGAGCAACAGATTACTCTTTTCCGTGATTATGTTGCACCTATGGGTGCGGAAGCGAAAGCTGGTGCAGCACTTTAA
- a CDS encoding Hpt domain-containing protein, with protein sequence MILTPAEEIAAELTVTNTNKNLSEPPIEWEVLNQISGNNTEFEFYLLQIYVRDCLSHLEETKAAIASRDFSQMSQTISQLKVSSAYIGATAIQQTIENLEQLTHNQELTATSEYIADLENFVNRIQAFLMSKQQP encoded by the coding sequence ATGATACTAACGCCAGCAGAAGAAATTGCTGCTGAGTTAACAGTTACTAATACCAATAAAAATTTATCTGAACCACCTATTGAATGGGAAGTATTAAATCAGATATCAGGCAATAATACAGAATTTGAATTTTATCTATTGCAAATATACGTTAGAGATTGTCTATCTCATTTAGAGGAAACTAAAGCTGCGATCGCATCTCGAGATTTTTCGCAAATGTCTCAGACAATTTCTCAGCTAAAAGTTTCTAGTGCCTATATCGGAGCTACAGCCATCCAGCAAACTATAGAAAATTTAGAACAATTAACCCACAATCAGGAATTGACAGCTACATCTGAATATATAGCAGACTTAGAAAATTTTGTTAATAGAATTCAAGCTTTTTTAATGAGTAAACAGCAGCCTTAA
- a CDS encoding YtxH domain-containing protein, whose translation MSNKRSGVFFGGLMLGATIGALTGLLVAPRTGRETRKLLKKSADALPELAEDLSTSVQIQADRLSANALRNWDETLDRLRDAIAAGLDASLRESQLLKRQNVVETRRADAETEEDSDSLAQQLERS comes from the coding sequence ATGTCTAACAAGCGTTCTGGAGTATTTTTTGGCGGTTTGATGCTAGGGGCAACTATCGGGGCCTTGACAGGTTTGCTCGTCGCTCCACGCACAGGGCGCGAAACGCGTAAACTTTTAAAAAAATCTGCCGATGCTTTACCAGAATTGGCAGAAGATTTATCAACCAGTGTGCAGATCCAAGCAGATCGTCTCTCAGCCAACGCACTACGCAATTGGGACGAAACCTTAGACCGACTGCGGGACGCGATCGCTGCAGGTCTTGATGCTAGCCTCAGAGAAAGTCAACTCTTAAAGCGGCAAAACGTCGTAGAAACCCGCAGGGCTGATGCTGAAACTGAGGAAGACTCAGATTCTCTTGCCCAGCAACTAGAACGTTCATAG
- a CDS encoding DUF948 domain-containing protein, whose product MIDPLFWLGMSILLVAASLTAVLVAAIPALQELARAARSAEKLFDTLARELPPTLNAIRATGLEITDLTDDVSEGIKSAGQVVKQVDQSLETARKQAQNLQVGTRSLFVGVKTAWKTFTRQKPPKRSLERLTTPEKTTLPSREREAIKPENRRAKSEVYRSNDVYSDAPGWEANFDDEE is encoded by the coding sequence GTGATCGATCCCCTGTTTTGGCTGGGAATGTCCATACTCTTAGTCGCCGCTAGTCTGACTGCTGTTTTAGTGGCGGCTATACCGGCTTTGCAGGAATTAGCACGTGCGGCGCGCAGTGCAGAAAAGCTATTTGATACTCTTGCGCGGGAGTTACCACCCACTCTCAATGCCATTCGTGCTACAGGCTTAGAAATTACTGATTTAACCGATGATGTGAGTGAAGGCATTAAAAGCGCCGGTCAGGTGGTTAAACAAGTCGATCAAAGCTTAGAAACTGCTAGAAAACAGGCTCAAAATCTTCAAGTAGGCACACGCAGTCTTTTTGTAGGTGTAAAAACCGCCTGGAAAACCTTCACACGTCAAAAACCTCCGAAGCGATCGCTCGAGCGTCTAACAACTCCTGAAAAAACAACTCTCCCTTCACGAGAACGAGAAGCAATCAAACCAGAAAACCGCCGCGCTAAATCAGAAGTTTACCGTAGTAATGACGTTTACAGCGACGCTCCAGGCTGGGAAGCTAATTTTGACGATGAGGAATAG
- a CDS encoding TPM domain-containing protein — protein MQSCFWRKFLLSIAAFFLAGSIWVMHSPPALAYDNPDLLPKETTPVVDLAKSLTDVQEEKLVQDLESFEADTGWKLRVLTQYDRTPGRAVINFWGLDDKSILLVADARGGNILSFSVGDAVYELLPRTFWIELQTRFGNLYFVREQGEDQAILQALNSVKSCLLQGGCKVVPGLPKEQWILTLITSVIGGIVCGFAAQPQREGQIFSWQWALIFSPLWGILFIAFGIGPVVTRTSEWLPLFRNIAGFLIGALVAYLSPIFNRSSSNAES, from the coding sequence ATGCAGTCTTGTTTTTGGCGAAAATTTCTATTATCTATTGCTGCATTTTTCTTGGCTGGGTCAATTTGGGTGATGCATTCTCCCCCAGCGCTTGCTTATGACAATCCGGATCTGCTGCCTAAGGAAACAACTCCAGTTGTAGACTTAGCCAAATCTCTCACGGATGTACAAGAAGAAAAGCTTGTTCAAGATTTAGAGAGTTTTGAAGCTGATACTGGTTGGAAACTGCGAGTCTTGACTCAATATGACCGTACACCTGGCCGGGCAGTGATCAATTTTTGGGGTTTGGATGATAAAAGTATTCTGCTAGTTGCTGATGCTCGTGGTGGTAACATCCTCAGCTTTAGTGTTGGCGATGCAGTTTATGAGCTTTTACCCCGAACTTTTTGGATAGAACTACAAACACGCTTTGGCAATTTGTACTTTGTCCGAGAACAAGGTGAAGACCAAGCTATTCTACAAGCCTTAAATTCCGTTAAGAGTTGTTTACTTCAAGGTGGCTGTAAAGTTGTTCCTGGGCTACCAAAGGAACAATGGATTCTGACTTTGATTACTTCAGTGATCGGTGGAATTGTTTGTGGATTTGCAGCTCAACCCCAGCGTGAGGGACAAATTTTTTCTTGGCAATGGGCTTTGATTTTCTCACCTTTGTGGGGAATCTTGTTTATTGCCTTCGGGATTGGCCCTGTAGTGACACGAACTAGTGAGTGGTTACCACTATTTCGTAATATTGCTGGATTTTTGATTGGCGCTTTGGTTGCCTATCTATCTCCAATTTTCAATCGTTCTTCTTCCAATGCTGAATCCTAA
- a CDS encoding precorrin-8X methylmutase, whose protein sequence is MEWHVTDAQSLAIIDSEIGDHVFSPAEYEIIRRVIYATADFEYKSLIWFSEHALQSGAAALAARTTIVVDVPLVQVGISYDIQNTFANPVYCSFETATRPQTEKTRVAWGIETLARRYPEGIFIVGQSQTALTALMDLIEAEEIRPALIIATPVRFLNVDAAKQRLQEALVPHITIEGRKGNAVVAAAIVDGLVDLAWQAYGQDSSRGR, encoded by the coding sequence ATGGAATGGCACGTAACTGATGCTCAAAGTTTAGCAATAATTGATAGTGAAATTGGCGATCATGTCTTTTCACCAGCGGAATATGAGATTATTCGGCGGGTGATTTACGCGACAGCCGACTTTGAGTATAAGTCTTTAATTTGGTTTTCTGAACATGCTTTACAATCGGGTGCAGCAGCTTTAGCAGCGCGTACCACAATTGTTGTAGATGTGCCGTTGGTACAAGTAGGTATTAGCTACGATATTCAAAATACCTTTGCGAACCCGGTATATTGTAGTTTTGAAACAGCCACACGCCCGCAAACCGAAAAGACTCGGGTAGCGTGGGGAATAGAAACCTTAGCGAGGCGCTATCCAGAAGGTATTTTTATAGTTGGTCAATCGCAAACAGCACTAACAGCACTGATGGATTTAATCGAAGCTGAGGAAATTCGGCCTGCTTTGATAATTGCTACACCAGTGAGGTTTTTGAATGTAGATGCTGCTAAACAACGCTTACAAGAGGCTTTAGTTCCACACATTACAATTGAAGGGCGCAAGGGTAATGCAGTTGTAGCAGCTGCGATCGTTGATGGCTTGGTAGATTTGGCTTGGCAAGCCTATGGGCAAGATAGTAGTAGGGGAAGGTGA
- a CDS encoding phosphate ABC transporter permease: protein MLVPLTRQKFEQIIPLIASGPQYKYYWGKFSNFIQRLLISVVAVVVILLVKVFFRIELDLIVFLLGIIGAFFWLWYPVFQASLRNVKCRRYKYSGFFRGRILDWWITDQLIGKQETVNSKGELVIVENREKRINLEVGDDTGFSIEFDAPLKPAYKVITRGLVAEMIVMSNRRDLGRIEEFSDIFIPSRDLWVSDYPCVRQDFFTETSRRLREDPDNRPRRRRRQEEEERYDDDYDY from the coding sequence ATGTTAGTTCCACTGACTCGACAGAAATTTGAACAAATAATTCCCTTAATTGCCAGTGGGCCACAATACAAGTACTACTGGGGAAAGTTTTCTAACTTCATACAGCGGCTCTTAATTTCTGTAGTTGCTGTAGTTGTGATTTTACTGGTCAAAGTCTTTTTTAGGATTGAATTGGATTTAATAGTATTTCTCCTAGGGATAATTGGCGCATTTTTCTGGCTGTGGTATCCCGTATTTCAAGCGAGTCTGCGGAATGTAAAATGTCGCCGTTACAAATACAGCGGCTTTTTCCGGGGTCGCATACTTGACTGGTGGATTACAGACCAGTTAATAGGTAAGCAGGAAACTGTTAATAGCAAAGGAGAATTAGTAATTGTAGAGAATCGAGAAAAGCGGATTAACTTAGAAGTCGGTGATGATACAGGATTTAGCATTGAATTTGATGCACCACTAAAACCTGCTTATAAAGTGATTACACGTGGTTTAGTTGCCGAAATGATAGTCATGTCAAATCGCCGAGATTTAGGAAGAATTGAAGAATTCAGCGATATTTTCATTCCCAGCCGTGACTTGTGGGTTAGCGATTATCCCTGTGTACGACAAGATTTCTTTACTGAAACCAGCCGCCGCTTGCGTGAAGATCCAGACAATAGACCACGTCGTCGCCGCCGTCAAGAAGAAGAAGAGAGATATGACGACGATTACGATTATTAA